In Methanofollis sp. UBA420, one DNA window encodes the following:
- a CDS encoding deoxyguanosinetriphosphate triphosphohydrolase family protein, giving the protein MDISPATLEEIRKRQAAVERTYSPYAARNAGAVRKKDARAEEPVIRPPFSRDADRILHSRAYTRYIDKTQVFSLIDNDHITHRVLHVQLVSKVARTIGRALGLNEDLIEAVALGHDIGHVPFGHTGEECLDGICRQAGVGAFRHNVQSVQFLDAIEDLDLTLQTLDGVLCHDGEKFVGRLVPAGPISAASLRSKCEMIRGGAPVLPSTMEGCVVRAADVIAYLGRDLQDAIEVGLIDRDDDDLAAICRETFGIDDYQTITRTTIDTLIKDLITESFGKAEISFSDEAAEGVKKMQTFSIDHVYNHPRLTSQHEKIRRMFAALFEHYSADLEEEKRDSPIYTDYLDAPWVSREYREEASEGEKVRDFIAGMTDRYFAERFRAVVLPERVRGTYRTEG; this is encoded by the coding sequence ATGGACATCTCCCCCGCCACCCTCGAAGAGATCCGGAAGCGGCAGGCCGCGGTCGAGAGGACGTACTCTCCCTACGCCGCCAGGAACGCCGGTGCCGTCAGGAAGAAGGACGCAAGAGCGGAGGAACCCGTCATCCGCCCGCCCTTCTCCCGCGACGCCGACCGCATCCTCCACTCCCGGGCCTACACCCGGTACATCGACAAGACCCAGGTCTTCTCCCTCATCGACAACGACCACATCACCCACCGCGTCCTCCACGTCCAGCTCGTCTCCAAGGTCGCCCGCACCATCGGCCGGGCCCTCGGCCTCAACGAAGACCTGATCGAGGCCGTCGCCCTCGGCCACGACATCGGGCACGTCCCCTTCGGACACACAGGGGAGGAGTGCCTGGACGGGATCTGCCGGCAGGCGGGGGTCGGCGCCTTCAGGCACAACGTGCAGAGCGTCCAGTTCCTCGACGCCATCGAAGACCTGGACCTCACCCTCCAGACCCTGGACGGCGTCCTCTGCCACGACGGCGAGAAGTTCGTCGGCCGCCTCGTCCCGGCCGGACCAATCTCTGCGGCGTCCCTCAGATCGAAGTGCGAGATGATTCGCGGCGGGGCGCCCGTCCTCCCGTCCACCATGGAGGGGTGCGTCGTCAGGGCTGCGGACGTCATCGCCTATCTCGGCCGCGACCTCCAGGACGCGATCGAGGTCGGCTTGATCGACCGGGACGACGACGACCTGGCGGCGATCTGCCGGGAGACCTTCGGGATAGACGATTATCAGACGATCACCAGGACGACCATCGACACCCTCATCAAAGATCTCATCACGGAAAGTTTCGGGAAAGCAGAGATTTCTTTCTCCGACGAGGCCGCGGAGGGCGTGAAAAAGATGCAGACATTCAGCATCGACCATGTCTACAACCATCCAAGACTCACCTCCCAGCATGAGAAGATCAGGAGGATGTTCGCCGCCCTCTTCGAGCACTACTCCGCCGACCTCGAAGAGGAGAAGAGGGACTCGCCCATCTACACCGACTACCTCGACGCCCCCTGGGTCTCGCGGGAGTACCGGGAAGAGGCGAGCGAGGGCGAGAAGGTCCGGGACTTCATCGCCGGGATGACAGACCGCTACTTCGCCGAGAGATTCCGGGCAGTCGTCCTGCCGGAGAGGGTCAGGGGGACATACAGGACGGAGGGATGA
- a CDS encoding RNB domain-containing ribonuclease yields MTTRPSIDLKAIARDAMETYGFSPRFSPAVEREVGAIAAPAVPHGVRDLSSLLWSSIDNIDSLDLDQIEYCERTGRGEILVRVAIADVDASVPRASAADRHAVHNGTSVYTGVETFPMLPDRLSKGITSLLPGPPRLAVVIEYTVRPDGSTRPGGIYRALVRNRAKLVYEEVGDWLEDIGDPPAIFSDVPGLEEQVLLQDEAARRRRRHRMEQGALDLETIEAAPVMEEGTVTDLVVPRQNAARRLIEEFMIGANGAVVEYLGRAGVPMIQRVVLTPKNWDGIVATAAEYGWRLPKKPSAKALSKFLVRRKMADPERFPDLSLTIVKLIGHGIYLPLDPGEPPCGHFGLAVTDYTHGTAPNRRYVDVIIQRQVKAALQGEETPYTRDDLESLAAWLTDRERASEKVERFMRKAAAAVLLEDRIGDVFDALVTGASEKGTYVRIVSPPVEGRVMEGEEGLSVGRKVRVRLVRTDPYRGYIDFERV; encoded by the coding sequence ATGACCACCCGCCCATCCATCGACCTGAAGGCGATCGCACGGGATGCCATGGAGACGTACGGGTTCTCCCCCCGATTCTCCCCGGCCGTCGAGAGGGAGGTCGGCGCAATCGCGGCGCCGGCCGTGCCACACGGCGTCCGCGACCTCTCGTCCCTCCTCTGGTCGTCCATCGACAACATCGACTCCCTGGACCTCGACCAGATCGAATACTGCGAACGCACGGGCCGCGGCGAGATCCTTGTCAGGGTGGCGATCGCCGACGTCGACGCCTCTGTCCCGAGGGCGTCGGCGGCCGATCGGCATGCCGTCCACAACGGCACCTCGGTCTACACCGGGGTCGAGACCTTCCCCATGCTCCCGGACAGGCTCTCGAAGGGGATCACCTCGCTCCTGCCCGGCCCGCCCCGCCTCGCGGTCGTCATCGAGTACACCGTCCGCCCGGACGGGAGCACCCGGCCGGGCGGGATCTACCGGGCGCTCGTCCGCAACAGGGCGAAACTCGTCTACGAAGAAGTCGGCGACTGGCTGGAAGACATCGGCGATCCGCCCGCGATCTTTTCCGACGTCCCCGGCCTGGAGGAGCAGGTCCTCCTCCAGGACGAGGCGGCCCGGAGACGGAGACGGCACAGGATGGAGCAGGGGGCGCTCGACCTCGAAACCATCGAGGCGGCGCCCGTGATGGAGGAGGGGACGGTGACCGACCTCGTCGTCCCGCGGCAGAACGCGGCCCGGCGCCTCATCGAGGAGTTCATGATCGGGGCGAACGGGGCAGTGGTGGAGTACCTGGGCAGGGCCGGCGTCCCCATGATCCAGAGGGTCGTCCTGACGCCGAAGAACTGGGACGGGATCGTGGCGACAGCCGCGGAGTACGGCTGGCGCCTGCCGAAGAAACCCAGCGCGAAGGCCCTCTCGAAATTTCTCGTCCGGCGGAAGATGGCCGACCCCGAACGCTTCCCCGACCTCTCCCTGACGATCGTGAAACTGATCGGGCACGGCATCTACCTCCCCCTCGACCCCGGCGAACCGCCGTGCGGCCACTTCGGCCTCGCGGTCACCGACTACACCCACGGCACGGCGCCGAACAGGCGCTACGTCGACGTGATCATCCAGAGGCAGGTGAAGGCGGCCCTCCAGGGAGAGGAAACCCCATACACCCGCGACGACCTGGAAAGCCTCGCCGCATGGCTGACAGACAGGGAGAGGGCGTCGGAGAAGGTGGAGAGGTTCATGCGCAAGGCCGCGGCCGCGGTGCTCCTGGAGGACCGGATCGGCGACGTATTCGACGCCCTCGTCACCGGCGCTTCGGAGAAAGGGACGTACGTCAGGATCGTCTCGCCCCCTGTCGAAGGAAGGGTCATGGAGGGCGAGGAGGGCCTCTCCGTCGGCCGGAAAGTCCGCGTCCGCCTGGTACGCACCGACCCGTACAGGGGCTACATCGACTTCGAGAGGGTGTGA
- a CDS encoding nucleotidyltransferase domain-containing protein, with translation MLERLIPSKTRVKLLTLFLLNPGREMYLREVGRLTGENLNAVRRELANLEEFGLLSSMRRGNAHYYMVNRSFPLYEELTAIILKTEGVAKVITEHLDGIGAIESMFIYGSFARGEAGVGSDIDLFIVGTVNEDRLIAAVRATEELLGREINYALFTAEEMERRIAHDDPFVSNVLAGPKVVLIGGD, from the coding sequence ATGCTCGAACGGCTCATCCCCTCGAAGACGCGGGTGAAACTTCTCACGCTCTTCCTGCTGAATCCCGGCCGGGAGATGTACCTCCGCGAGGTCGGGCGCCTCACGGGGGAGAACCTCAATGCCGTCAGGCGGGAACTCGCGAACCTCGAAGAGTTCGGGCTGCTCTCCAGCATGCGGCGGGGGAATGCACATTATTATATGGTGAACCGTTCCTTTCCCCTGTATGAGGAGTTGACCGCCATCATTCTCAAGACCGAAGGCGTCGCGAAGGTCATCACCGAGCATCTCGACGGGATCGGGGCGATCGAATCCATGTTTATCTATGGCTCTTTCGCTCGCGGGGAGGCCGGTGTCGGGAGCGACATCGACCTCTTCATTGTCGGGACGGTGAACGAGGACCGGTTGATCGCCGCGGTCCGCGCAACGGAGGAGTTGCTTGGACGGGAGATCAACTATGCCCTTTTCACGGCCGAGGAGATGGAGAGAAGGATCGCACATGATGATCCGTTTGTCTCGAATGTGCTTGCAGGACCGAAGGTGGTGCTGATTGGCGGAGATTGA
- a CDS encoding HEPN domain-containing protein has protein sequence MAEIEALERQGLIRKLPLDTQAVNNAMDLARRDVAVAGTVLAGNSDWAYTIAYNAMLQAGRALMFSKGYRPSGANQHISVVRFAELFLDREIVLAFDRMRRKRHITVYDMAGTISEEEAKNAVSRAEVFLDAIEGLLR, from the coding sequence TTGGCGGAGATTGAGGCGCTGGAACGTCAGGGCCTGATCCGAAAACTCCCCCTTGATACACAGGCGGTGAACAACGCGATGGATCTTGCGCGAAGGGATGTGGCGGTCGCGGGAACCGTCCTTGCGGGCAACAGCGACTGGGCCTATACCATTGCCTACAATGCCATGCTTCAGGCCGGACGGGCGTTGATGTTTTCGAAAGGGTACCGGCCGTCCGGGGCCAACCAGCATATCTCGGTGGTCAGGTTTGCCGAACTCTTCCTGGACCGAGAGATCGTTCTCGCATTCGACCGGATGCGGAGGAAACGGCATATCACGGTCTACGACATGGCCGGGACGATCTCGGAGGAGGAAGCAAAAAATGCCGTTTCGCGTGCGGAAGTATTCCTTGATGCCATAGAGGGTCTTCTGCGCTGA